The DNA region GGTGGAAGTGTTACTCTCATGCATGGCCGGGCTCCTTACGTTTCTGGGCACTGCCCAGTGTGGCTCTGGTCCCTCGTGGATCAACCCACGGCCAACGTAGGGACCCGGCCGTTCCATAAGGTCTAGTCCACCTTCGCCGTGCGCCTGTCATCGGATCGACGCCCGTCCCTGGAGATGACAGCGGCTCCGGGGACGGGTTTTTGATAGGCGGGAAGGGCACATGGACGGAAACGCCAGGCATCCACCCCTGAAGCTTCCCGCTTCCTGGAGAAAAGCTGATCATGACCTGATGGTCGAGGGCGGAGCTTGGCGCAGGGTCTCTGCCCCTCGCAAGCTTTGAGGCCCTGGACCATGGACGGGGCCGGCCCAGGCCGCTTCCCGAAGCCGAGGCCATCGCAGGCGGAAGTGGACGCCCGATTCCCAATCCCGCGCAGGGCCGCCGCCTGATTCCCAGCCCTGCACCGGCCATGGCCCCCCCCTGCCCAAGATCAGCTTTGCCCACGACGTGTTCGACTCCTCATGGATTGGCACGGCTTTTGAGTGGATGGACATGCCCCGTGCGGACTCGTGGGAAGGGTTGGGCGGGCAGCGAACAGGAGGAATACCATGCAATTCAGTCTGGCCAAAGAAGTCCGGCGCGGCGAACATCGGGTGGCCTTGACTCCCAGCGGGGTCGGGCAGCTCATCGCCGCCGGGCAGGAGGTCTTCGTGCAGTCCGGCGCGGGCACCGCCTCCCATTTCACGGATCAGGAGTACCAGGACGTGGGCGGCACCATCGTCTACACGCCGGAGGAGGCTTACGCCCGCGGTGAAGTCGTGGTCAAGGTGCTGCCACCCAAGGAGGAGGAGACGGAGCTGATCCGGGAGGATTGCTGTCTGGTCAGCTTCCTGCAGATCGCCGCCGGCCGGGACCGCCTGCTGGACACCCTGCTCAAGGAGAGGATCCTCGCCCTGGGCCTGGAGCTGGTCTCCCACCAGGATGGCCGCAAACCCCTGGTCACCGCCATGAGCGAGATCGCCGGCCAGCTGGCCATTCAATTCGGCGCCAACTACCTGCTCAGCGACCATGGCGGCCGCGGCATCCTGCTGGGTTCCATTCCCGGCATCAGCGGCGCCACCGTGACCATTCTCGGCGCCGGCACGCTGGGCACCATGGCCGCCCGCACGGCGCTGGGCATGGGCGCCCAGGTGGTCTTGCTGGACCGGGACATCTCGCAGCTTCGCAGGGCCGAGCACTCCCTGGGCCACGTGGCGACGATGATGGCCACGTCCAACAACATCCGTCGTGCCCTGGCCTTTGCCGACATCGCCATCGGCGCCGTCAGCCTCCCGGGGGACCGCACTCCCCATCTGGTCGACCGCGAGATGGTGCGCGGCATGAAGGCCGGATCCGTCATCGTGGACACCTCGGTGGACATGGGCGGTTGCTTTGAGACCAGCCGCCCCACCACCATCGAGAGCCCCACCTTCATCGCCGAGGACGTGGTCCATTGCTGCATTCCCAACCTGCCCAGCCTGGTCTGCCGCACCTCCAGCCGCGCCCTCTCGCACAGCATCGCGCCCTTGCTGCTCGAGATGGCCCGGGAGGGTGGCGCCATTCCTCTGCTGCGGCGCATCCAGGGCCTTCGAGACGGGGTGGTGACGATCGGGGGCCAGGTGACCAACGCGCGGGTGGCGGAGCTCTACGGTCGCCCGCTGGGTGATCTGATGGCGGCCCTGGCCGCCCTGAGCGATAAGGAGG from bacterium includes:
- a CDS encoding alanine dehydrogenase, which gives rise to MQFSLAKEVRRGEHRVALTPSGVGQLIAAGQEVFVQSGAGTASHFTDQEYQDVGGTIVYTPEEAYARGEVVVKVLPPKEEETELIREDCCLVSFLQIAAGRDRLLDTLLKERILALGLELVSHQDGRKPLVTAMSEIAGQLAIQFGANYLLSDHGGRGILLGSIPGISGATVTILGAGTLGTMAARTALGMGAQVVLLDRDISQLRRAEHSLGHVATMMATSNNIRRALAFADIAIGAVSLPGDRTPHLVDREMVRGMKAGSVIVDTSVDMGGCFETSRPTTIESPTFIAEDVVHCCIPNLPSLVCRTSSRALSHSIAPLLLEMAREGGAIPLLRRIQGLRDGVVTIGGQVTNARVAELYGRPLGDLMAALAALSDKEGGR